A genomic window from Vitis riparia cultivar Riparia Gloire de Montpellier isolate 1030 chromosome 18, EGFV_Vit.rip_1.0, whole genome shotgun sequence includes:
- the LOC117905379 gene encoding thioredoxin-like protein slr0233, whose amino-acid sequence MATSLTFSTVRALNSQRPTPLAFSSSSPSSKLFSSSPLQFPRQLRPIRIGNNGISSPSRPRTLPVVEAKKQTFSSLDELLANSDKPVLVDFYATWCGPCQFMVPILNEVGASLKDKIQVVKIDTEKYPSIADKYRIEALPTFIIFKDGKPYDRFEGALTADQLIQRIETTLKVKQ is encoded by the exons ATGGCCACCTCGCTCACTTTCTCTACAGTTCGTGCGTTGAATTCTCAACGCCCCACTCCTTTAgccttttcttcttcctccccTTCTTCCAAGCTCTTCTCATCGTCCCCCTTGCAGTTTCCTAGGCAGCTCCGCCCTATTCGAATCGGCAACAACGGAATTTCATCCCCGTCTAGGCCTCGAACCCTTCCTGTG GTTGAAGCAAAGAAGCAAACATTTTCTTCCTTGGATGAATTGCTAGCAAATTCTGACAAACCTGTACTGGTAGACTTCTATGCAACTTG GTGTGGCCCTTGTCAGTTCATGGTTCCTATCCTCAACGAAGTCGGTGCTTCTCTGAAAGACAAGATCCAGGTGGTGAAAATTGATACTGAGAAATACCCAAGCATTGCTGATAAGTACCGAATAGAGGCATTGCCTACTTTCATCATATTTAAAGATGGGAAGCCGTATGATCGCTTT GAAGGTGCTTTGACTGCAGATCAGCTCATCCAACGCATTGAGACCACACTAAAAGTGAAACAATAG